AGATTTCAGTTGGGACTGGGCTACGGTCCGGACTACCGGTGGAGGAGGTTATTATTTGGTAGGTGACCGTTGGGGAATCATCGATCCGGTTGCCACTTCTATACCTTGGTTCAAACCTGTGGATGGTGAACGTGTGGTATCCTTTTTCAATCCTTTGGCTGACATGAGTGATGAAAAAGGTGTTCAGGTGAAAATGGAAGGTATTCAGGAAGTGTTGACTAAGGAAGTTGAGGAGATGACTGCTGAAAATGAAGAAGAATTTGGAAATGATCCTATTTTGATTTATCAGGGTGATATGTGGCTGGGAGGAAAGTTTCTGAACATTATCTTCCGCCAGAATTTGCCTCGCAGTGAAAAACATCGCATCAGTCTCGTGGAGAATAAGATAGCAACTGAGCCGGGTGAACCCGAAACTCCGGAAACTTTAAGCATCGGTGAAGACGGCTATGTTCATTTGGAGTTACGTTATAATACGTATGATGATGTAACAGACTATTGGGGGTGGGGACGAGTTTCCTATAATTTGGAAAAGTTCTACCCGACACCCAAAGAAGGTGAAACTACGATGAAAGGTTTTAAGGTAACGATTAACTCTGAAGAAAATGGAGAAGGAGTAGTGGTAGTACTTGACTTGGAACATCCGGTCGGTGTGCCGGAGAAAGCTAAAGATGTACATGCTACATCTGTAATCAGATAAATAACCTAACCTATGTAACTGTGTGTAAAAAAAGGTCGGGATAATTTTCGCAAAGAAAGTTTCCCGACCTTTATTTTTTATCTCTATTCTGAATATACAGATTTAAAACCAAGTGAGAGCATAAAGATAGACTACTGCTGCCGGTATAGCCATTAATGAACTGTCGAACCGATCAAGCATGCCTCCGTGTCCCGGAAGAATTGTCCCGGAATCTTTTACGTGAAGTTGGCGTTTTAGCAATGATTCTGTCAAGTCACCCCAAGTTCCGAACACTACAACTACCAGCGCCAATCCTGCCCATTGCCACATCGACATGAACGGAAAATAATGTGCCAGTATAAAGGAAGAACCAATAGCAACGATACCTCCGCCGATAGAGCCTTCCCACGATTTCTTAGGAGAAATACGCTCGAACAAACGATGCTTTCCGATCAGCGAACCGATGCAATATGCACCTGTGTCACTCAACCAAAGGAAGATGAAGATAGATAACGGCAAAATCGGGTTGTAGCTAACACTGCTGTATTCCGAACTAGGATCATTGTGGAAAGCAAGTACGTTCAGTAGTGCGAATGGCAGACCGATATATAGCTGGCTAAGCATAGAATATGCCCAGTTCAGCACCGGATTTTCCTTTTTCAGGTATAACTCGCTAATCATTAAGTAGAGCAGTAGCAGTACGTAAGGAATAAATATCTTGGAATCAGCTGCATCAATACAGAAGCCCATTACTGCAAGGAAGAGATAAGCTCCTCCCAGCATGATAATCGTTTTATTTACGTTTACTCCGTCAGCACGCATATTTACTAGTTGTCCAAACTCATAAATAGTCAAGGCGCTAATGATTATGAACAGTATACCGAAACTGAATGATGTGTAAAGGATGCATCCCACCAGAATGGCGACGAAAAGCACACCTGTAATAGCCCGTTTGATAAAATTGCTAGCCAAAATATTTGCGTTTTAAGTTGTTTTCTTTCCACCTTCCGCCGAGATCACCTTTTTTTCTATGGAAACTTTACCTTCCACGGTAATCTTAGCTTCGGTTGCCTCTTTCTCCTCTGTAGAGTTTTCAGCTTCTTCTTCCTTGATTTCTTTCTCCTTCTCTTTCACCTCTTCGGCCAGTCTCTTTTCCGCTTCGGCAGCTTCCTGACTTTCTTTGGCAGCCATGATTTCTTCTGAGCGGGAAGCCCAAGGGCGTTTTCCAAAGATACGTTCAACATCTTCGGCAAAGATTACTTCCTTATCAATTAGTAATTGAGCGAGCTGGTTGTGTCCTTCCCGATGTTCGGACAGAATTTTTTTTGCACGTTCATATTGCTCATTCACCATATTCTTGACTTCCGTATCAATCAGTTCGGCTGTCTTTTCACTATATGGACGATTGAAAGAATATTCTTCATTGTTATAATAGCATAAGTTAGGCAGTTTGTCGCTCATACCTAAATAAGCTATCATTCCGTATGCTTGTTTGGTGACTCTTTCCAAGTCGTTCATAGCACCTGTGGAGATACGATTGAGAAATAAATCTTCGGCAGCGCGTCCTCCTAGAGTGGCACACATTTCATCGAGCATTTGCTCTTTAGTTGTGATCTGGCGTTCCTCCGGCAAATACCAGGCAGCACCCAATGCACGTCCGCGAGGAACAATTGTCACTTTAATCAACGGGTTTGCATATTCCAGCAGCCAGGAGATCGAAGCGTGTCCCGCTTCATGCAGAGCAATAGAACGTCTTTCTGCTTCTGTTGTAATCTTTGTCTTCTTTTCCAAACCGCCGATGATGCGGTCTACGGCGTCGAGGAAGTCTTGTTTTCCAACGAACTTCTTGCCGTGACGGGCTGCAATCAGGGCCGCTTCATTACAAACATTGGCAATGTCCGCACCGGAGAACCCCGGAGTTTGGCGGGCAAGAAGGTCCACATCTACAGTATCATCTATCTTGATCGGGCGCAAATGCACACCGAATACTTCTTTACGTTCATTCAGGTCGGGCAAGTCTACATGTATCTGACGGTCAAAACGTCCGGCACGGAGTAAAGCCTTGTCGAGTACATCTACACGGTTGGTCGCAGCCAGGATGATTACACCACTATTGGAACCGAAACCGTCCATTTCAGTCAATAACTGGTTCAATGTATTCTCGCGTTCGTCATTTCCTCCCATTGCAGGATTCTTGCCACGGGCACGTCCAACGGCGTCAATCTCGTCAATAAATACGATACAAGGAGCTTTCTCTTTGGCTTGCTTAAACAAGTCGCGGACACGGGAAGCACCTACGCCGACAAACATTTCCACAAAGTCAGAACCTGCCAGCGAGAAGAAAGGTACATTAGCTTCACCGGCCACAGCTTTGGCGAGTAATGT
The nucleotide sequence above comes from Bacteroides caccae. Encoded proteins:
- a CDS encoding NigD1/NigD2 family lipoprotein, giving the protein MKKFKWLLGMLVLALMPMLQSCDDDDGYSIGDFSWDWATVRTTGGGGYYLVGDRWGIIDPVATSIPWFKPVDGERVVSFFNPLADMSDEKGVQVKMEGIQEVLTKEVEEMTAENEEEFGNDPILIYQGDMWLGGKFLNIIFRQNLPRSEKHRISLVENKIATEPGEPETPETLSIGEDGYVHLELRYNTYDDVTDYWGWGRVSYNLEKFYPTPKEGETTMKGFKVTINSEENGEGVVVVLDLEHPVGVPEKAKDVHATSVIR
- a CDS encoding phosphatidate cytidylyltransferase; the protein is MASNFIKRAITGVLFVAILVGCILYTSFSFGILFIIISALTIYEFGQLVNMRADGVNVNKTIIMLGGAYLFLAVMGFCIDAADSKIFIPYVLLLLYLMISELYLKKENPVLNWAYSMLSQLYIGLPFALLNVLAFHNDPSSEYSSVSYNPILPLSIFIFLWLSDTGAYCIGSLIGKHRLFERISPKKSWEGSIGGGIVAIGSSFILAHYFPFMSMWQWAGLALVVVVFGTWGDLTESLLKRQLHVKDSGTILPGHGGMLDRFDSSLMAIPAAVVYLYALTWF
- the ftsH gene encoding ATP-dependent zinc metalloprotease FtsH encodes the protein MDNNSSNKNNSNKPNNKVNMPKFNLNWMYMIIALMLLGLWWGSDSRGAGNKAVTYSEFQDYVKNGYVSKVLGYEDKSIEAYLKPNSVGAVFGADSTKVGRNPIITSRAPSTDKLEEFLQAEKEAGHFDGTSDYPPKSDIFPAILIQVLPLVLLIALWIFFMRRMSGGGSGGPGGVFNVGKSKAQLFEKGGAIKITFKDVAGLAEAKQEVEEIVEFLKEPQKYTDLGGKIPKGALLVGPPGTGKTLLAKAVAGEANVPFFSLAGSDFVEMFVGVGASRVRDLFKQAKEKAPCIVFIDEIDAVGRARGKNPAMGGNDERENTLNQLLTEMDGFGSNSGVIILAATNRVDVLDKALLRAGRFDRQIHVDLPDLNERKEVFGVHLRPIKIDDTVDVDLLARQTPGFSGADIANVCNEAALIAARHGKKFVGKQDFLDAVDRIIGGLEKKTKITTEAERRSIALHEAGHASISWLLEYANPLIKVTIVPRGRALGAAWYLPEERQITTKEQMLDEMCATLGGRAAEDLFLNRISTGAMNDLERVTKQAYGMIAYLGMSDKLPNLCYYNNEEYSFNRPYSEKTAELIDTEVKNMVNEQYERAKKILSEHREGHNQLAQLLIDKEVIFAEDVERIFGKRPWASRSEEIMAAKESQEAAEAEKRLAEEVKEKEKEIKEEEAENSTEEKEATEAKITVEGKVSIEKKVISAEGGKKTT